One genomic window of Nicotiana sylvestris chromosome 10, ASM39365v2, whole genome shotgun sequence includes the following:
- the LOC138879147 gene encoding uncharacterized protein: MRGAGRKYELLMAYFSQSLSGVALEWYTRQDHSRWYTWDDLAQAFAGHFQYNIEIVPDHLSLTKIEKKPSESFRENEAPNINQNPLPTHEEKNMIEIVHKGGEPKKPSQTIMMIRSSKVKPVKKQTVEGSVNKLSRTNGEPSVVVKKGAPSDVAAKQEKSKVVVPGVANKPIVIAESSRTDPVIIKLGKEVKEEVNEAQGLTRSSRSFTPEVLRKAKTSRDNPVLVNKAVTVEEAEEFLRKMKVQDYSIVEQLRKTPAQISLLSLLIHLDEHRQALMKILNEAHVLDKISVNHLEKIANKIFEVNRVTFSDDELPVEGSEHNKAFYLTVKCEDSVITKVLVGNGSSANICPHSTLNKLKVDEERIHKNNICIRGYDGGRKDSVGDIVLELTIGPVEFTMEFQGIIQPVSLPENLGTFGLRFKPTTADVKRARRLKQKAWALPKPIPHLSRSFVKPDARKRLVTTVPSSVVDIYEELIERYNLKLNPAKCAFGVSSGKLLGFIVSQRGIESDLSKIKVIQDFPPPKNKTETVIKAQTLADHLDENPVDEEYEPLKTYFPDEEVMHIDEVEKDKKPGWKLFFDGAANMKGIGIGDVLISEMGHHYLVTAQLRFYCTKNMTEYEACILGLRLAVDVGVQEVLVLGNSDLLVHQIQGEQETQDLKLIPYRQCLQGLYQLFRSVEFRHIPRIHNEVADALATLASMLHYPNKAYVDPLHIQVRDQHAYSNMVEEELDCGHLKNKGRQHDCQEYKVVNVLAIRHPPGETREDSSKEKQFQEEDNLGSAIRHSPGEQMESNSFRGINSNVGNQPPTWRTKGSSSSFKEKTVQVREIRRPPGEQRESNSNVGNQTPT, translated from the exons atgagaggagctggtAGGAAATATGAGCTGTTGATGGCGTACTTTAGCCAGAGTTTAAGTGGTGTAGcactggagtggtacactcgtcaggatcatagcagatggtatacctgggatgatttggcccaagcattcgctggtcatttccaatacaacatcgagattGTTCCGGATCATTTGTCTCTGACCAAGAtcgagaagaagcctagtgaaagtttcagggaaaatG aggcacccaacatcaaccagaacccattgccaacccaTGAGGAAAaaaacatgatcgagatagtacataagggaggggagcccaagaagccttcacagaccatcatgatgattcggtccagtaaggtcaagccagttaaaaaacaaacagttgaaggatcagtgaacaagttaAGCAGGACAAAcggtgaaccatctgtggtagtcaaGAAAGGAGCCCCAAGTGATGTTGCggcaaagcaagaaaagtcaaaagtggttgtgccaggagtggcaaaTAAGCCTATCGTAATTGCAGAGAGTTCCCGTACAgatcctgtcatcatcaagctT ggaaaggaagtgaaagaagaagttaatgaggcccagggattaactcgttcgAGTAGATCCTTTACCCCAGAagtgttaaggaaagctaaaacatctaGAGATAACCCAGTTCTAGTAAATAAAGCAGTCACTgtagaagaggcggaggagtttctgagaaagatgaaggtacaagattattccatcgtgGAGCAGCTGAGAAAGACGCCCGCTCAGATTTCCTTGTTATCATTGCTAATCCATTTAGATGAGCATCGTCAGGCCctaatgaaaattctgaacgaggctcatgttctcgacaaaatttcagtgaaccatctagaGAAGATCgctaacaaaatatttgaggtgaatagGGTTaccttttctgatgatgagttgcctgtggaaggtagtGAACACAACAAAGCTTtctatcttacggtaaaatgtgaagattctgtgaTCACCAAGGTGTTAGTTggcaatggttccagtgcaaacatctgccctcactctactctaaacaagttgaaagtggatgaaGAGAGAATTCACAAAAACAACATATGCATTCGGGGATATGACGGTGGAaggaaagattcagttggtgatatagtgctcgaattgacaataggaccggtggaattcaccatggagttccag ggtatcatacagccAGTGTCCCTACCTGAAAACTTGGGTACGTTCGGTCTTAGATTCAAACCCACAAcggcagatgtgaaaagggctagAAGGTTGAAACAGAAGGCGTGGGCACTTCCGAAGCCTATCCCGCATCTTTCCAGATCTTTTGTTAAGCCCGACGCCAGGAAACGCCTAGTGACGACAGtcccaagttctgtggttgacatttatgaagagttaattgaaag gtacaatcttaagcttaatcctgcaaagtgcgcatttggtgtttcATCGgggaagctgttgggattcatagtcagtcagcGGGGCATTGAATCGGATCTGTCAAAGATCAAAGTTATCCAGGAttttccaccgccaaagaacaagactgag ACGGTGATAAAAGCTCAAactttggccgatcacttggacgagaacccggtggatgaagaatatgaacctttgaagacttactttcctgatgaagaggtaatgcatattgatgagGTCGAGAAGGATAAAAAGcccggttggaaacttttctttgatggggccgctaacatgaaaggcattggaATAGGAgatgtacttatttctgaaatggggcaccactaccttgtcacagctcagcttcgtttctattgcaCCAAAAACATGACCGAGTATGAAGCGTGCATTTTAGGCTTAAGGTTAGCCGTGGACGTGGGAGTCCAAGAAGTGCTGGTTTTGGGGAATTCAGATCTGTTGGTGCACCAGATCCAAGGGGAACAGGAGACCcaagatttgaaactcataccgtatcgacaatgtctgcagGGTCTCTATCAGTTGttcagatcagtggagttcaggcatatccccaggatccacaatgaggttgctgacgctttggctactctagcgtCGATGTTACATTatccaaataaggcttatgttgaccctttgcatattcaggtccgcgatcagcatgcttactctaacatggtggaagaagaacttgact gtggccacctgaagaacaagggaagacaacacgATTGTCAAGAATACAAAgtagttaatgttttggcaatcaggcacccacctggagaaacaagggaggacagttcaaaggaaaaacagtttcaagaagaggacaatttaggttcggcaatcaggcactcacctggagaacaaatggAGAGCAACAGTTTCAGAGGaatcaattcaaatgttggtaatcagccgcctacctggagaacaaagggaagtagttcaagtttcaaggaaaaaacAGTTCAAGTGagggaaatcaggcgcccacctggagaacaaagggaaagcaattcaaatgttggtaatcagacacctacctag